A single window of Bradyrhizobium daqingense DNA harbors:
- a CDS encoding TerC family protein — MTEFITAEALSALFQVILIDLVLAGDNAVVIGLAAAGLPPQQRRRAIIVGIAAATVLRIAFAGVATQLLQVIGLLLAGGVLLLWVCWKMWRELREQSAHAHANELALETGGAGAAPVQQKTFAQAAVQIVAADVSMSLDNVLAVAGAAREHPYILAFGLLLSVGLMGVAADLLGRLLQKQRWVAYVGLAIILYVACEMIYRGTLELAPVIASL, encoded by the coding sequence ATGACTGAATTCATCACCGCCGAGGCGCTGTCCGCGCTCTTTCAAGTCATCCTTATCGATCTCGTGCTCGCCGGCGACAATGCCGTCGTGATCGGCCTTGCTGCTGCTGGTCTACCGCCACAGCAGCGCCGCCGCGCCATCATTGTCGGCATCGCTGCGGCCACCGTACTCCGCATCGCCTTCGCCGGCGTCGCAACGCAGCTTTTGCAAGTGATCGGCCTCCTGCTTGCCGGCGGTGTGTTGCTGCTCTGGGTGTGCTGGAAGATGTGGCGAGAGCTGCGCGAGCAGTCCGCACATGCTCATGCGAACGAACTTGCACTCGAAACTGGCGGCGCCGGTGCTGCGCCGGTGCAACAAAAGACCTTCGCTCAGGCCGCGGTGCAGATCGTCGCCGCCGACGTGTCGATGTCGCTCGACAACGTGCTCGCGGTCGCAGGCGCCGCGCGGGAGCATCCTTACATCCTGGCCTTCGGCCTGCTCTTGTCGGTTGGCCTGATGGGAGTCGCCGCTGATCTGCTTGGCCGCTTGCTGCAGAAGCAGCGCTGGGTCGCCTATGTCGGCCTCGCCATCATCCTTTACGTCGCGTGTGAGATGATCTATCGGGGCACGCTGGAACTTGCACCGGTCATTGCGAGTCTCTGA
- a CDS encoding TerB family tellurite resistance protein, translated as MPDAKHSSPIEIADPSTLNEQAAAALVIAGALVAVADRRVSPVERDEVMRFIRDRDLAPHIEDDRLLAMFDALAERLEEPDFANVVIETLRPVSNMSLSAHLMELSERVAAADEDVHPHEVQAIKLLRLLTLALPRASKVASGEGRAAPYTAAKE; from the coding sequence ATGCCCGACGCCAAGCATTCCAGTCCGATCGAAATCGCTGATCCGTCCACCCTGAACGAGCAGGCTGCGGCGGCGCTGGTCATTGCCGGCGCGCTGGTCGCCGTGGCCGACCGACGCGTTTCACCGGTAGAGCGCGACGAGGTGATGCGCTTCATTCGGGACCGCGACTTGGCGCCTCATATCGAGGACGATCGGCTGCTTGCGATGTTCGATGCACTCGCTGAACGACTCGAAGAGCCGGATTTTGCCAACGTCGTGATCGAGACGCTCCGGCCGGTCTCGAACATGTCGCTGTCAGCGCATCTGATGGAGCTGTCAGAGCGCGTCGCGGCGGCAGACGAGGACGTGCATCCCCATGAGGTACAGGCCATCAAGCTGTTGCGGCTGCTGACGCTTGCTCTGCCCCGCGCGAGTAAGGTCGCCTCGGGTGAGGGGCGCGCGGCACCTTACACCGCGGCCAAGGAATGA
- a CDS encoding alpha/beta hydrolase family protein: MDAAPDDVFIDEISFPAIDGYALTGTLFLPRGTKRHAVLINSATAVPRKIYRGFASYLAHRGCAVLTYDYRGIGDSRLPAMVGYNRPKSLVGFKASMSDWAALDVTAAVRWMRERYHGLPLAYVGHSFGGQALGLIENNTDISRAAFVASQAATWRLMSSPEKYRVFAFMNFVGVPLVHALGYAPGWAGIGEDLPKGVFLQWAEWVSSPRYLFDSKLPALQNFANFKGELRALCFQDDPWATLSAVELLTGGFTAIKPEVLTVKPSDVGAKAIGHFGFFRPDHRDTLWRGVAEWIQGE; this comes from the coding sequence ATGGACGCGGCACCGGACGACGTTTTCATCGACGAGATCAGCTTCCCGGCGATCGACGGGTATGCGCTGACCGGCACCCTGTTCCTGCCGCGCGGCACCAAGCGTCATGCCGTGCTGATCAACTCGGCCACCGCCGTCCCGCGCAAGATCTACCGCGGCTTTGCCTCCTATCTCGCCCATCGCGGCTGCGCCGTGCTGACCTACGACTATCGCGGCATCGGCGACTCCCGGCTGCCGGCGATGGTCGGCTACAACAGGCCGAAATCGCTGGTCGGCTTCAAGGCGTCGATGTCGGATTGGGCCGCGCTCGACGTCACCGCCGCGGTGCGCTGGATGCGCGAGCGCTACCACGGCCTGCCCCTGGCCTATGTCGGCCATTCCTTCGGCGGCCAGGCGCTGGGGCTGATCGAGAACAACACCGACATCTCGCGCGCCGCCTTCGTGGCCTCGCAGGCCGCGACGTGGCGGCTGATGAGTTCGCCGGAAAAATATCGCGTCTTTGCCTTCATGAATTTTGTCGGCGTGCCGCTGGTCCACGCCCTTGGCTATGCGCCCGGCTGGGCCGGCATCGGCGAGGATCTGCCCAAGGGCGTCTTCCTGCAATGGGCGGAGTGGGTCTCGAGCCCACGCTATCTGTTCGATTCGAAGCTGCCGGCGCTGCAGAATTTCGCGAACTTCAAGGGCGAGCTGCGCGCGCTGTGCTTCCAGGACGATCCCTGGGCGACGCTATCAGCGGTCGAGCTGCTCACGGGCGGCTTTACGGCGATCAAGCCGGAAGTGCTCACCGTCAAGCCGTCCGACGTCGGTGCCAAGGCAATCGGCCATTTCGGCTTCTTCCGCCCCGATCACCGCGACACGCTCTGGCGCGGCGTCGCAGAATGGATTCAGGGCGAGTGA
- a CDS encoding carboxylate-amine ligase, whose protein sequence is MTFASDVLKLLRLDSSDDRQHLVIRSAGGRGKAAEYSFGIEEEYFLADRRSLEVAIKTPDELFESANWSTGGQAMREMLQSQLEVATNIHVDVNDAREELRFLRREVANVAAQYGFVIMACGTHPTAVWRMSQPSPKPRYEEMIEDLRSIGHRNMMCGMHVHVQLPDPEKRMAVMRAMLPHLPLIIALSASSPFWNSHKTGLKGYRLAAYSELPRTGLPELFEGRQDYDEYVGALQRSGVIPDESHIWWAMRPSMRHPTLELRAPDTCTFVDDAVAIASLYRCLTRHLYLRPHLSKEVTAVERAIAVENKWRAQRYGTDCIFASKDGPVTISELLSRVINDIAEDAAALNCTREVEHCRTIVERGSSAEFQLRAYRDNGDDIAAVSRWIATSTTSGTSAPVASVAASS, encoded by the coding sequence ATGACATTTGCTTCAGACGTTTTGAAACTGCTGCGGCTGGATTCGTCCGACGACAGGCAGCACCTCGTCATCCGCTCCGCCGGCGGCCGCGGCAAGGCCGCGGAATATTCCTTCGGCATCGAGGAGGAGTACTTCCTCGCCGATCGCCGCAGCCTGGAAGTCGCGATCAAGACCCCCGACGAATTGTTCGAATCGGCGAACTGGTCGACCGGCGGCCAGGCGATGCGGGAGATGCTGCAATCCCAGCTCGAAGTCGCCACCAACATCCACGTCGACGTCAACGACGCACGCGAAGAGCTCCGTTTTCTTCGCCGCGAGGTCGCGAACGTCGCCGCGCAATACGGCTTCGTCATCATGGCCTGCGGCACGCATCCGACCGCGGTCTGGCGCATGTCGCAGCCGAGCCCGAAGCCGCGCTACGAGGAGATGATCGAGGATCTGCGCAGCATCGGCCACCGCAACATGATGTGCGGCATGCACGTGCATGTCCAGTTGCCCGATCCCGAGAAGCGCATGGCGGTGATGCGGGCGATGCTGCCGCACCTGCCGCTGATCATCGCGCTCTCCGCCTCCTCCCCGTTCTGGAATTCGCACAAGACCGGGCTGAAGGGCTACCGGCTCGCCGCCTATTCCGAGCTGCCCCGCACCGGCCTACCCGAACTGTTCGAAGGCAGGCAGGATTACGACGAATATGTCGGCGCCTTGCAGCGCTCCGGCGTGATCCCGGATGAAAGCCACATCTGGTGGGCGATGCGGCCCTCGATGCGGCACCCGACCCTCGAGCTTCGCGCGCCGGATACCTGCACCTTCGTCGACGACGCCGTGGCGATCGCCTCGCTCTACCGCTGCCTGACACGGCATCTCTACCTGCGACCGCATCTGTCGAAGGAGGTCACCGCGGTCGAACGCGCGATTGCGGTGGAAAACAAATGGCGCGCCCAGCGCTACGGCACCGACTGCATCTTCGCCTCGAAGGACGGGCCGGTCACGATTTCCGAGCTGCTCTCCCGCGTGATCAACGATATCGCCGAAGACGCGGCCGCGCTGAACTGCACCCGAGAGGTCGAGCACTGCCGGACCATCGTGGAACGCGGCAGCTCCGCCGAATTCCAGCTTCGCGCCTA
- a CDS encoding class II 3-deoxy-7-phosphoheptulonate synthase gives MSERWTPESWRSKPVLQVPDYPDAKALADVEAQLATFPPLVFAGEARNLKKALARVAAGEAFLLQGGDCAESFAEHGANNIRDFFRVLLQMAVVLTYAGAVPVVKVGRIAGQFAKPRSSPTEKVNGVELPSYRGDIVNDIAFTKEARLPDPQRQLMAYRQSAATLNLLRAFATGGYANLGSVHQWMLGFLKDSPQSRRYKELADRISDALNFMRACGLDLEAHPELRATDFYTSHEALLLGYEQAMTRVDSTTGDWYATSGHMIWIGDRTRQLDHGHIEYFRGIKNPIGLKCGPSLKADELLKLIDVLDPDNEPGRLTLIGRFGSDKVGEHLPNMVRAVQREGRAVVWSCDPMHGNTITSTSGYKTRPFDRVLSEVKSFFAIHAAEGTHAGGVHLEMTGQDVTECIGGARAITDEDLNDRYHTVCDPRLNAEQSIDMAFLIAELLKQERAGKAKPMPAAAGL, from the coding sequence ATGTCCGAGCGGTGGACGCCCGAGTCCTGGCGCAGCAAGCCGGTGCTACAGGTGCCCGACTATCCCGACGCCAAGGCCCTGGCCGACGTCGAGGCCCAGCTTGCGACCTTTCCGCCGCTGGTGTTCGCCGGCGAAGCGCGCAACCTGAAGAAGGCGCTGGCGCGGGTTGCAGCTGGCGAGGCCTTCCTGCTCCAGGGCGGCGATTGCGCCGAGAGCTTTGCCGAGCACGGCGCCAACAACATCCGCGACTTCTTCCGCGTGCTGCTGCAGATGGCGGTGGTGCTGACCTATGCCGGCGCCGTCCCGGTGGTGAAGGTCGGCCGTATCGCCGGCCAGTTCGCAAAGCCGCGCTCGTCGCCGACCGAGAAGGTGAACGGCGTCGAGCTGCCGAGCTATCGCGGCGACATCGTCAACGACATCGCCTTCACCAAGGAAGCGCGCCTGCCGGATCCGCAGCGTCAGCTGATGGCCTATCGCCAATCGGCCGCGACGCTGAACCTGCTGCGCGCCTTCGCCACCGGCGGTTACGCCAATCTCGGCAGCGTGCATCAATGGATGCTCGGCTTCCTGAAGGACTCGCCGCAGTCCCGCCGCTACAAGGAATTGGCCGACCGCATCTCGGATGCGCTGAACTTCATGCGCGCCTGCGGCCTCGATCTCGAAGCCCATCCCGAACTGCGCGCCACCGATTTCTACACCAGCCACGAGGCTTTGCTGCTCGGCTACGAGCAGGCCATGACCCGGGTCGATTCCACCACCGGCGACTGGTACGCGACCTCCGGCCATATGATCTGGATCGGTGATCGCACCCGCCAGCTCGATCACGGCCACATCGAATATTTCCGCGGCATCAAGAACCCGATCGGGCTCAAATGCGGCCCGTCGCTGAAAGCCGACGAGCTCTTGAAGCTGATCGACGTGCTCGATCCCGACAACGAGCCCGGCCGGCTCACGCTGATCGGCCGCTTCGGCTCGGACAAGGTCGGCGAGCACCTGCCGAACATGGTCCGCGCCGTGCAGCGCGAGGGCAGGGCGGTGGTCTGGTCCTGCGACCCCATGCACGGCAACACCATCACCTCGACGTCGGGCTACAAGACGCGGCCGTTCGACCGCGTCCTGTCCGAGGTGAAATCGTTCTTCGCCATCCATGCCGCCGAAGGCACCCATGCCGGCGGCGTGCATCTGGAGATGACCGGCCAGGACGTCACCGAATGCATCGGCGGCGCCCGCGCCATCACGGACGAGGATCTCAACGACCGCTATCACACCGTCTGCGATCCCCGCCTCAACGCCGAGCAATCCATCGACATGGCCTTCCTGATCGCGGAGCTGCTCAAGCAGGAACGCGCCGGCAAGGCCAAGCCGATGCCGGCCGCCGCGGGGCTCTAA
- a CDS encoding aldehyde dehydrogenase family protein, whose product MSVAYDFAHSPATAFMARPQHLLIDGRRVPASSGRTFKSLNPATGQIIATIAEGGEADVEHAVAAARRAFEGPWRTMRASERGQILLRWAELLKAHADEIIELESIDAGKPISATMRQDFPAAVDTLIYYAGWADKISGDVVPVRDDALTYTVREPVGVVAAIVPWNFPLMIGMWKLAPALACGCTVVMKPAELTSLSALRIAELALEAGLPAGVFNVVTGPGRVVGDALVNHPDVDKVTFTGSPGVGRGIMKGAASNFKRVSLELGGKSANVIFDDADLEAASKAAASGIFFNAGQVCSAGSRVLVQDKAYDEVVERLAARAKSLRIGDPLDRKTALGPVISEKQMKSILDYVDIGRNEGASLVTGGTRVGERGYFISPAVFAGVAHEMRISQEEIFGPVVSVIKFKDEADALGVANGTAYSLAAGVWSRDIGKLQRFAKRARAGTVWMNTYGYTDVRLPWGGERDSGLGREHGTAAIDNFTEPKAVWMNLAV is encoded by the coding sequence ATGTCTGTTGCATATGACTTCGCGCATTCGCCGGCAACCGCGTTCATGGCGCGGCCGCAGCATCTGCTCATCGACGGCCGCCGCGTCCCCGCCAGCTCCGGCCGGACCTTCAAGTCGCTCAATCCCGCCACCGGGCAGATCATCGCCACCATCGCGGAGGGCGGCGAGGCAGATGTCGAGCATGCGGTCGCGGCCGCGCGCCGGGCGTTCGAAGGCCCCTGGCGCACCATGCGGGCGTCGGAGCGCGGCCAGATCCTGCTACGCTGGGCCGAACTGCTGAAGGCACATGCCGACGAAATCATCGAGCTCGAGTCGATCGACGCGGGCAAGCCGATCTCCGCGACGATGCGCCAGGACTTTCCCGCCGCGGTCGACACGCTGATCTACTACGCCGGCTGGGCCGACAAGATCAGCGGCGACGTTGTGCCGGTGCGCGACGATGCCCTGACCTACACCGTGCGAGAGCCGGTCGGCGTGGTCGCGGCGATCGTGCCGTGGAATTTCCCACTGATGATCGGGATGTGGAAGCTGGCACCGGCGCTGGCCTGCGGCTGCACCGTGGTGATGAAGCCGGCCGAGCTGACCTCGCTGTCGGCGCTGCGCATCGCGGAGCTGGCCTTGGAGGCCGGCCTGCCGGCGGGCGTGTTCAACGTCGTCACCGGTCCGGGCCGCGTCGTCGGCGACGCGCTGGTCAATCATCCCGATGTCGACAAGGTCACCTTCACCGGATCGCCCGGGGTGGGGCGCGGAATCATGAAAGGAGCGGCCAGCAACTTCAAGCGCGTCTCGCTCGAGCTCGGCGGCAAATCGGCCAACGTCATTTTCGACGATGCCGATCTTGAAGCCGCAAGCAAGGCGGCGGCTTCCGGCATCTTCTTCAATGCCGGCCAGGTGTGCTCGGCCGGCTCCCGCGTGCTCGTGCAGGACAAGGCCTATGACGAGGTCGTCGAGCGGCTCGCAGCACGCGCGAAATCGCTCAGGATCGGCGACCCGCTGGACCGCAAGACCGCGCTCGGCCCCGTCATCTCCGAGAAGCAGATGAAGTCGATCCTCGATTATGTCGACATCGGCCGGAACGAGGGGGCGAGCCTGGTCACCGGCGGGACGCGCGTCGGCGAGCGCGGCTATTTCATCAGCCCGGCGGTGTTCGCCGGCGTCGCGCACGAGATGCGGATCTCGCAGGAGGAGATCTTCGGGCCCGTCGTCAGCGTCATCAAGTTCAAGGACGAGGCCGACGCGCTTGGGGTCGCCAACGGCACGGCCTACAGCCTCGCCGCGGGCGTGTGGAGCCGCGACATCGGCAAGCTGCAGCGCTTTGCCAAGCGGGCGCGCGCCGGCACGGTCTGGATGAACACCTATGGCTATACCGACGTGCGGCTGCCCTGGGGCGGCGAGCGCGACTCCGGCCTCGGCCGCGAGCACGGCACCGCCGCCATCGACAATTTCACCGAGCCCAAAGCCGTCTGGATGAACCTGGCCGTCTGA
- a CDS encoding NAD+ synthase, which translates to MAERHNAFAVTLAQLNPTMGDIEGNAAKARAARARAIADGADLVLFPELFIAGYPPEDLVQKPAFQAACRAAIESLARETADGGPALLVGTPWVEEGRLYNACALLDGGRIAALRFKCNLPNYGVFDEKRLFARGPAAGPVTVRGVRVGVPICEDIWLEESEDYENVVETLAETGAEIILVPNGSPYARDKNDVRLSVAVARVTESGLPLVYLNQVCGQDELVFEGASFALNGDLSLAAQLPAFEEAIVTLRFTRNGDDWRCTGPIAEQVEGDKADYAACVLGLRDYVAKNGFPGVLLGISGGIDSALCAAIAVDALGADQVHGVMLPYRYTAPHSIADAGELAGHLGIRYEVLPIAEAVTGFETILSGIFKNLPPDITEENLQARTRGTLLMAISNKTGLMVVTTGNKSEMSVGYATLYGDMNGGFNPIKDIYKTQVFRLAALRNSWKPDGALGPAGEVIPPDIITRPPSAELRENQRDEDSLPPYDVLDAILERLVEREEPLDRIIAAGFDRETVTRIDHLLNVAEYKRRQAAPGVKVTRRNFGRDRRYPITNRFRDKGEPLPAHDETLVSRGSKASIDAFEG; encoded by the coding sequence ATGGCCGAACGTCACAATGCATTCGCGGTCACGCTCGCACAGCTCAATCCGACCATGGGCGACATCGAGGGTAATGCCGCAAAGGCGCGCGCGGCGCGCGCGCGCGCCATCGCCGACGGCGCCGATCTCGTGCTGTTTCCGGAACTGTTCATCGCCGGCTATCCGCCGGAGGATCTCGTGCAGAAGCCGGCGTTCCAGGCCGCCTGCCGCGCCGCGATCGAAAGCCTTGCGCGCGAGACCGCCGACGGTGGTCCGGCCCTGCTGGTCGGCACGCCCTGGGTCGAGGAGGGCAGGCTCTACAATGCCTGTGCGCTGCTCGACGGCGGCCGCATCGCCGCGCTTCGTTTCAAATGCAATCTGCCGAACTACGGCGTGTTCGACGAGAAGCGGCTGTTTGCGCGCGGGCCTGCTGCCGGCCCCGTGACGGTGCGCGGCGTGCGCGTGGGCGTGCCGATCTGCGAGGACATCTGGCTGGAAGAGTCCGAGGATTACGAGAACGTGGTCGAGACGCTGGCAGAGACCGGGGCCGAGATCATCCTGGTGCCGAACGGCTCGCCTTATGCCCGCGACAAGAATGACGTGCGCCTGTCGGTGGCGGTGGCGCGTGTCACCGAGAGCGGCTTGCCGCTGGTCTATCTGAACCAGGTCTGCGGCCAGGATGAGCTGGTGTTCGAGGGCGCGTCCTTCGCGCTCAACGGCGACCTCTCGCTCGCCGCGCAACTGCCGGCGTTCGAGGAGGCCATCGTCACGCTGCGCTTCACCAGGAATGGCGACGACTGGCGCTGCACAGGTCCCATTGCCGAGCAGGTCGAGGGCGACAAGGCCGACTATGCCGCCTGCGTGCTGGGCCTGCGCGACTACGTCGCCAAGAACGGCTTTCCGGGCGTGCTACTCGGCATTTCCGGTGGCATCGATTCCGCGCTGTGCGCGGCGATCGCGGTCGATGCGCTCGGCGCCGACCAGGTCCATGGCGTGATGCTGCCTTATCGCTACACGGCGCCGCACTCAATTGCGGATGCCGGTGAACTCGCCGGCCATCTCGGCATCCGCTACGAGGTCTTGCCGATTGCGGAGGCCGTCACCGGATTCGAGACCATCCTGTCCGGCATCTTCAAGAACCTGCCGCCTGACATCACCGAGGAGAACCTGCAGGCCCGCACCCGCGGCACGCTGTTGATGGCGATCTCCAACAAGACCGGGCTGATGGTGGTGACGACGGGCAACAAGTCGGAGATGTCGGTCGGCTATGCCACGCTCTACGGCGACATGAACGGCGGCTTCAACCCGATCAAGGACATCTACAAGACGCAGGTGTTTCGGCTGGCGGCCCTGCGCAATTCCTGGAAGCCGGACGGCGCGCTCGGCCCGGCCGGCGAGGTCATTCCGCCTGATATCATCACGCGGCCGCCGAGCGCGGAGCTGCGCGAGAACCAGCGTGATGAGGATTCGCTGCCGCCCTATGACGTGCTCGATGCCATTCTCGAACGTCTCGTCGAACGCGAGGAGCCGCTGGATCGGATCATTGCGGCCGGCTTCGATCGCGAGACGGTCACCCGCATCGACCATCTGCTCAACGTCGCCGAATACAAGCGCCGCCAGGCCGCGCCCGGCGTGAAAGTGACGCGACGGAATTTCGGCCGCGACCGCCGCTATCCCATCACCAACCGTTTTCGTGACAAGGGCGAGCCGTTGCCGGCACACGACGAGACGCTGGTGTCGCGCGGCAGCAAGGCGTCGATCGATGCCTTTGAGGGGTGA
- a CDS encoding class II glutamine amidotransferase encodes MCRWIAYRGETTSFEPYVTEPEHSLIAQSIRSLQSTAGSNGDGFGLGWYGEHPEPGLYRETRPAWSDENLRYLCRHLRSHLFFAHVRAATGTAVTRQNCHPFACGQWMFMHNGFVGSWNRLRRKVEALIPDAHYPSRLGTTDSEAVFLAMMGAGLDSDPLGATQRVLQALVGLVNEGQLRERLRFTSAIANGRDLYAFRVAVNDAANTLYFREDGDQVVVVSEPFDKEEDWAEVPPNHALIARVSERVKIVPFDVTICSGAETEPAPARRISARR; translated from the coding sequence ATGTGCCGCTGGATCGCATATCGGGGCGAGACGACGTCCTTTGAGCCTTATGTCACCGAGCCCGAGCATTCGCTGATCGCGCAGAGCATCCGCTCGCTTCAGTCGACGGCCGGATCCAACGGCGACGGCTTTGGTCTCGGCTGGTACGGCGAGCACCCAGAACCTGGCCTGTATCGCGAGACGCGCCCGGCGTGGTCGGATGAGAATCTACGCTATCTTTGCCGCCATCTGCGCTCGCATCTGTTCTTCGCGCATGTGCGTGCAGCCACCGGCACGGCGGTGACGCGGCAGAATTGCCATCCCTTCGCCTGCGGCCAGTGGATGTTCATGCACAATGGATTCGTCGGCAGCTGGAACCGGCTGCGGCGCAAGGTCGAGGCGCTGATTCCCGATGCCCATTACCCGTCGCGGCTCGGCACCACCGATTCGGAGGCCGTGTTCCTCGCCATGATGGGCGCGGGCCTGGATAGCGACCCGCTCGGCGCGACGCAGCGCGTGCTGCAGGCCCTCGTCGGCCTCGTCAACGAAGGCCAGCTCCGCGAGCGGCTGCGCTTCACCAGCGCGATCGCCAACGGGCGTGATCTCTACGCCTTCAGGGTTGCAGTCAACGACGCCGCGAACACGCTGTATTTCCGCGAGGACGGCGACCAGGTCGTGGTGGTGTCCGAGCCATTCGACAAAGAGGAAGATTGGGCAGAGGTGCCGCCCAATCACGCTTTGATCGCGCGCGTGTCCGAAAGGGTGAAGATTGTTCCGTTCGACGTGACAATTTGCAGTGGCGCCGAGACGGAACCCGCTCCGGCCAGACGGATTAGTGCCCGCAGGTAA
- a CDS encoding diacylglycerol kinase, translating into MLRIWKATINSRNGLAFAFRSEQAVREEIFALLLSLPLAWFIGATAMRAVELVCSVAFVLTVELLNTAIEKLADRLTMDHDKQIGRVKDMGSAAVGVALLMAGVFWIFAIVERLGFV; encoded by the coding sequence TTGCTGCGAATCTGGAAGGCCACGATCAATTCCCGTAACGGTCTGGCCTTTGCGTTCCGGTCGGAGCAGGCCGTCCGCGAGGAGATTTTTGCGCTCCTCCTGTCGCTGCCGCTGGCCTGGTTCATCGGCGCGACTGCAATGCGCGCGGTCGAGCTGGTGTGTTCGGTTGCGTTCGTGCTGACAGTCGAGCTGCTCAACACCGCGATCGAGAAGCTCGCCGACCGCCTGACCATGGATCACGACAAGCAGATCGGCCGGGTCAAGGACATGGGTTCGGCCGCCGTCGGCGTCGCGTTGCTCATGGCCGGCGTGTTCTGGATCTTTGCCATCGTCGAGCGATTGGGTTTCGTCTAG
- a CDS encoding substrate-binding domain-containing protein encodes MLQIEIEAVWRFRREGSPRTAVIMLGVLNEIRKTGKITSAASDAHLSYRHVWNLIEQWSEFFGAPLVETQRGRGSKLTPFGERLVWAGERMQARLGPQLENLAQELASEIKPFLEQRPSVVRVHASHGFAVAKLREFLDREPGIGVDLRYVSNQHSLVSLAQGACDLSGLHLPHGALRAQGIKAAREWLDPREDRIISFVTREMGLMVARGNPLRIASLNDLTNPKVRFVNRDHDSGTRLLFDQLLAAHGIDESRINGAQQIEFTHAAVAAYVASGMADASFGVEAAARHFGLDFIRILTEDYFFVCKRAFLDTEPMRRILEIIRSADFRAAVATLPGYVPSDTGSVTGVKAFLEMHAVR; translated from the coding sequence ATGCTTCAGATCGAGATCGAAGCCGTCTGGCGATTTCGCCGCGAGGGCAGCCCGCGCACCGCCGTGATCATGCTCGGCGTGCTCAACGAGATCCGGAAGACCGGGAAGATCACGAGCGCCGCGAGCGATGCCCATCTCTCCTATCGCCACGTCTGGAATCTGATCGAGCAATGGTCGGAGTTCTTCGGCGCGCCGCTGGTCGAGACCCAGCGCGGCAGGGGCTCCAAGCTCACGCCGTTCGGCGAACGGCTGGTGTGGGCCGGCGAGCGCATGCAGGCGCGGCTCGGGCCGCAGCTCGAAAACCTCGCGCAGGAGCTGGCCAGCGAGATCAAGCCGTTCCTCGAACAACGCCCGTCCGTGGTCCGCGTGCATGCGAGCCACGGCTTTGCGGTGGCCAAGCTGCGCGAATTCCTCGACCGCGAGCCCGGCATCGGCGTCGATTTGCGCTATGTCAGCAACCAGCATTCGCTGGTCTCGCTGGCGCAGGGTGCATGCGACCTCTCCGGCCTGCATCTGCCGCACGGCGCGCTGCGGGCCCAGGGCATCAAGGCCGCGCGCGAATGGCTCGATCCGCGCGAGGACCGCATCATCAGCTTTGTGACGCGCGAAATGGGCCTGATGGTCGCGCGCGGCAACCCGCTGCGGATCGCCTCGCTGAACGACCTTACAAATCCCAAGGTCCGCTTCGTCAACCGCGACCATGATTCCGGCACGCGGCTTCTGTTCGACCAATTGCTCGCCGCGCACGGCATCGACGAGAGCAGGATCAACGGCGCACAGCAGATCGAGTTCACCCACGCGGCGGTCGCCGCCTATGTCGCCAGCGGGATGGCGGATGCGAGCTTCGGCGTCGAGGCCGCGGCGCGGCATTTCGGCCTCGACTTCATCCGCATCCTGACCGAGGATTATTTTTTCGTCTGCAAGCGCGCGTTCCTGGATACGGAGCCGATGCGGCGCATCCTCGAGATCATCCGCAGCGCCGATTTCCGCGCCGCGGTCGCAACGCTCCCCGGTTATGTGCCCTCCGACACCGGCAGCGTGACCGGCGTGAAGGCGTTTCTCGAGATGCATGCCGTGCGGTGA
- a CDS encoding TIGR00645 family protein — MRSEAKAPSADAAPRPQIGPFAQLIFGSRWLQVPLYVGLIIAQGVYVLLFLKELWHLVLHSFDATEQQIMLVVLGLIDVVMISNLLVMVIVGGYETFVSRLNLTGHPDEPEWLSHVNASVLKIKLAMAIIGISSISLLRTFIEAGNLGTTRSNFTESGVMWQVLIHLAFIVSAIGIAWVDRLSSDGGGHRKGASHG, encoded by the coding sequence ATGAGGTCTGAAGCCAAAGCGCCTTCGGCGGACGCCGCACCTCGGCCGCAGATTGGTCCGTTCGCCCAGCTCATCTTCGGCTCGCGATGGCTGCAGGTGCCGCTCTATGTCGGCCTGATCATCGCGCAAGGCGTTTACGTGCTGCTGTTCCTCAAGGAGCTCTGGCACCTGGTCCTGCACTCGTTCGACGCCACCGAGCAGCAGATCATGCTGGTGGTGCTCGGGCTGATCGACGTCGTCATGATCTCGAACCTCCTGGTGATGGTGATCGTCGGCGGCTACGAGACCTTCGTTTCCAGGCTGAACCTGACCGGCCATCCCGACGAGCCGGAATGGCTGAGCCACGTCAATGCCAGCGTGCTCAAGATCAAGCTGGCGATGGCGATCATCGGCATCTCCTCGATCTCGCTGCTCAGGACCTTCATCGAGGCGGGCAATCTCGGCACGACCCGCAGCAATTTCACCGAGAGCGGCGTGATGTGGCAGGTGCTGATCCACCTTGCCTTCATCGTCTCGGCGATCGGCATTGCCTGGGTCGACCGTCTCAGCAGCGATGGCGGCGGCCATCGCAAGGGCGCCAGCCACGGCTGA